A genomic stretch from Lathyrus oleraceus cultivar Zhongwan6 chromosome 2, CAAS_Psat_ZW6_1.0, whole genome shotgun sequence includes:
- the LOC127122299 gene encoding probable inorganic phosphate transporter 1-7 — protein MQVLNALDVAKTQMYHFTAIIIAGMGFFTDAYDLFCISLVTKLLGRIDYHVDGATKPGTLHPNVSAAVNGVAFCDTLSGKLFFGWLGDKLGRKKVYGMTLLIMVICSLGCGLSFGHTPKQVTTTLRFFRFGLGFGIGGDYPLSATIMSEYSNKKTHGAFIAAVFAMQGFGILAGGIFAIIVAAIFKSKYDSPSYEVDPLGSTVPQAYYVTKILKTKSNKI, from the coding sequence ATGCAGGTGCTAAATGCACTCGATGTGGCAAAAACACAAATGTACCACTTCACAGCAATCATCATAGCTGGTATGGGCTTCTTCACCGATGCATATGATCTATTTTGCATATCCCTCGTTACCAAGTTGCTCGGCCGTATAGACTACCATGTTGATGGTGCAACGAAGCCAGGAACATTGCATCCGAATGTATCGGCGGCTGTAAACGGGGTCGCTTTCTGTGACACACTTTCAGGGAAACTTTTCTTTGGCTGGCTTGGTGATAAGTTGGGTAGGAAAAAAGTCTATGGCATGACACTTTTGATTATGGTAATCTGTTCACTTGGTTGCGGCCTTTCTTTCGGACACACTCCAAAACAAGTCACGACAACTCTTCGCTTTTTCCGCTTCGGGCTTGGTTTCGGTATTGGTGGAGACTACCCGCTATCGGCTACTATAATGTCAGAATATTCTAATAAGAAGACTCACGGTGCTTTCATTGCCGCAGTCTTTGCCATGCAGGGTTTTGGAATTTTGGCGGGTGGTATATTTGCAATCATAGTTGCAGCTATATTTAAGTCAAAATATGATTCTCCGTCATACGAGGTTGATCCACTCGGTTCAACCGTTCCACAAGCATACTATGTTACAAAAATTCTCAAAACAAAGtcaaataaaatataa